The following are from one region of the Salmo salar chromosome ssa27, Ssal_v3.1, whole genome shotgun sequence genome:
- the LOC123730916 gene encoding vegetative cell wall protein gp1-like has translation MTGKQPTRTNQSPPLAPGFPAANQNQPEPSPCPWFPSSQPEPTRALPLPLVSQQPTRTNQSPPLAPGFPAANQNQPEPSPCPWFPSSQPEPTRALPLPLVSQQPTRTNQSPPLAPGFPAANQNQPEPSPCPWFPSSQPEPTRALPLPLVSQQPTRTNQSPPLAPGFPAANQNQPEPSPCPWFPSSQMMDSS, from the exons ATGACAGGGAAG CAGCCAACCAGAACCAACCAGAGCCCTCCCCTTGCCCCTGGTTTCCCAGCAGCCAACCAGAACCAACCAGAGCCCTCCCCTTGCCCCTGGTTTCCCAGCAGCCAACCAGAACCAACCAGAGCCCTCCCCTTGCCTCTGGTTTCCCAGCAGCCAACCAGAACCAACCAGAGCCCTCCCCTTGCCCCTGGTTTCCCAGCAGCCAACCAGAACCAACCAGAGCCCTCCCCTTGCCCCTGGTTTCCCAGCAGCCAACCAGAACCAACCAGAGCCCTCCCCTTGCCCCTGGTTTCCCAGCAGCCAACCAGAACCAACCAGAGCCCTCCCCTTGCCCCTGGTTTCCCAGCAGCCAACCAGAACCAACCAGAGCCCTCCCCTTGCCCCTGGTTTCCCAGCAGCCAACCAGAACCAACCAGAGCCCTCCCCTTGCCCCTGGTTTCCCAGCAGCCAACCAGAACCAACCAGAGCCCTCCCCTTGCCCCTGGTTTCCCAGCAGCCAACCAGAACCAACCAGAGCCCTCCCCTTGCCCCTGGTTTCCCAGCAGCCAGATGATGGACAGTTCGTGA
- the LOC123730917 gene encoding basic proline-rich protein-like yields MWGTGSPPQQAERRAPAPPQQAECRVPAPPNKQSAGHRLPPPTSRVQGTGSPQQAERRAPAPPNKQSAGHRLPPNKQSAGHRLPPQQAERRSAGHRLPPNKQSAGHRLPPNKQSAGHRLRPQQAECRAPAHPQQAERRAPAPPQQAERRAPAPPNKQSAGHRLPPQQAECKAPAPPTNKQSAGHRLPHPTPPTSRVQGTGSPTNKQSAGHRLPPTSRVQGTGSPPPTSRAQGTGSPTPPPNKQSAGHRLPPPTSRAQGTGSPPTSRVQGTGSPPTSRAQGTGSPTPPPQQAECRAPAPPLTSRAQGTGSPPTSRAQGTGSPPTPPNKQSAGHRLPPNKQSAGHRPPPQQAECRAPAPPPTSRVQGTGSPTNKQSAGHRLPPNKQSAGHRPPPNKQSAGHRLPPNKQSARVQGTGSPQQAECRAPAPPPNKQSAGHRLPPTSRAQGTGSAPNKQSAGHRLTPQQAERRAPAPPNKQSAGHRLPPNKQSAGHRLPPNKQSARHRLPPPTSRAQGTGSPPTSRVQGTGSPPTSRVQGTGSPHQQAERRAPAPPPHPPNKQSAGHRLPPPTSRAQGTGSPPTSRVQGTGSPPQQAERRAPAPPTPPPPQQAECRAPAPPQQAERRAPAPPNKQSAGHRLPPSNKQSARVQGTGSPPNKHSAGHRLPPNKQSAGHRLPHPTPPTSRVQGTGSPPQQAECRAPAPPPNKQSAGHRLPPNKQSAGHRLRPQQAECRAPAHPQQAERRAPAPPNKQSAGHRLPPTSRVQGTGSPQQAECKAPAPPTNKQSAGHRLPPPHPPTSRVQGTGSPHQQAERRAPAPPNKQSAGHRLPSPNKQSAGHRLPHPTPPTSRVQGTGSPHQQAERRAPAPPQQAECRAPAPPQQAERRAPAPPPHPPTSRVQGTGSPPNKQSAGHRLPPTSRAQGTGSPTPPPQQAECRAPAPPQQAERRAPPPNKQSAGHRPPPQQAECKAPAPPPTSRAQGTGSPTHPPTSRVQGTGSPHQQAERRAPAPPPHPPTSRVQGTGSPHQQAERRAPAPPNKQSAGHRLPPNKQSAGHRLPPTSRVQGTGSPHQQAECKAPAPTPQQAERRAPAPPNKQSAGHRLPYPPNKQSAGHRLPPTSRVQGTGSPYPPNKQSAGHRLPPNKQSAGHRLPPPNKQSAGHRLPPTNKQSAGHRLPPNKQSAGHRLPPPNKQSARHRPPPTSRAQGTGYPQQAECRAPAPPPHPPTSRVQGTSQQAEHRPPNKQEEHSLTYMYWD; encoded by the exons atgtggggcaCCGGCTCCCCCCCCCAACAAGCAGAGCGCAGGGCACCGGCTCCCCCCCAACAAGCAGAGTGCAGGGTACCGGCTCCCCCCAACAAGCAGAGCGCAGGGCACCGGCTCCCCCCCCCAACAAGCAGAGTGCAGGGCACCGGCTCCCCCCAACAAGCAGAGCGCAGGGCACCGGCTCCCCCCAACAAGCAGAGTGCAGGGCACCGGCTCCCCCCCAACAAGCAGAGTGCAGGGCACCGGCTCCCCCCCCAACAAGCAGAGCGCAGG agtgcAGGGCACCGGCTCCCCCCCAACAAGCAGAGTGCAGGGCACCGGCTCCCCCCCAACAAGCAGAGCGCAGGGCACCGGCTCCGCCCCCAACAAGCAGAGTGCAGGGCACCGGCTCACCCCCAACAAGCAGAGCGCAGGGCACCGGCTCCCCCCCAACAAGCAGAGCGCAGGGCACCGGCTCCCCCCAACAAGCAGAGTGCAGGGCACCGGCTCCCCCCCCAACAAGCAGAGTGCAAGGCACCGGCTCCCCCCACCAACAAGCAGAGCGCAGGGCACCggctcccccaccccacccccccaacaAGCAGAGTGCAGGGCACCGGCTCCCCCACCAACAAGCAGAGCGCAGGGCACCGGCTCCCCCCAACAAGCAGAGTGCAGGGCACCGGCTCCCCTCCCCCAACAAGCAGAGCGCAGGGCACCggctcccccaccccaccccccaacaAGCAGAGTGCAGGGCACCGGCTCCCCCCACCAACAAGCAGAGCGCAGGGCACCGGCTCCCCCCCAACAAGCAGAGTGCAGGGCACCGGCTCCCCCCCAACAAGCAGAGCGCAGGGCACCggctcccccaccccacccccccaacaAGCAGAGTGCAGGGCACCGGCTCCCCCCCTAACAAGCAGAGCGCAGGGCACCGGCTCCCCCCCAACAAGCAGAGCGCAGGGCACCggctccccccccaccccccccaacaAGCAGAGTGCAGGGCACCGGCTCCCCCCCAACAAGCAGAGCGCAGGGCACCGGCCCCCCCCCCAACAAGCAGAGTGCAGGGCACCGGCTCCCCCCCCAACAAGCAGAGTGCAAGGCACCGGCTCCCCCACCAACAAGCAGAGCGCAGGGCACCGGCTCCCCCCCAACAAGCAGAGCGCAGGGCACCGGCCCCCCCCCAACAAGCAGAGTGCAGGGCACCGGCTCCCCCCCAACAAGCAGAGTGCAAG AGTGCAGGGCACCGGCTCCCCCCAACAAGCAGAGTGCAGGGCACCGGCTCCCCCCCCCAACAAGCAGAGTGCAGGGCACCGGCTCCCCCCAACAAGCAGAGCGCAGGGCACCGGCTCCGCCCCCAACAAGCAGAGTGCAGGGCACCGGCTCACCCCCCAACAAGCAGAGCGCAGGGCACCGGCTCCCCCCAACAAGCAGAGCGCAGGGCACCGGCTCCCCCCCAACAAGCAGAGTGCAGGGCACCGGCTCCCCCCCAACAAGCAGAGTGCAAGGCACCGGCTCCCCCCACCAACAAGCAGAGCGCAGGGCACCGGCTCCCCCCCAACAAGCAGAGTGCAGGGCACCGGCTCCCCCCCAACAAGCAGAGTGCAAGGCACCGGCTCCCCCCACCAACAAGCAGAGCGCAGGGCACCggctcccccaccccacccccccaacaAGCAGAGTGCAGGGCACCGGCTCCCCCCACCAACAAGCAGAGCGCAGGGCACCGGCTCCCCCCCAACAAGCAGAGTGCAGGGCACCGGCTCCCCACCCCAACAAGCAGAGCGCAGGGCACCGgctccccccaccccacccccaccccaacaAGCAGAGTGCAGGGCACCGGCTCCCCCCCAACAAGCAGAGCGCAGGGCACCGGCCCCCCCCAACAAGCAGAGTGCAGGGCACCGGCTCCCCCCCTCCAACAAGCAGAGTGCAAG AGTGCAGGGCACCGGCTCCCCCCCCAACAAGCATAGTGCAGGGCACCGGCTCCCCCCCAACAAGCAGAGCGCAGGGCACCggctcccccaccccacccccccaacaAGCAGAGTGCAGGGCACCGGCTCCCCCCCCCAACAAGCAGAGTGCAGGGCACCGGCTCCCCCCCCCAACAAGCAGAGTGCAGGGCACCGGCTCCCCCCCAACAAGCAGAGCGCAGGGCACCGGCTCCGCCCCCAACAAGCAGAGTGCAGGGCACCGGCTCACCCCCAACAAGCAGAGCGCAGGGCACCGGCTCCCCCCAACAAGCAGAGCGCAGGGCACCGGCTCCCCCCAACAAGCAGAGTGCAGGGCACCGGCTCCCCCCAACAAGCAGAGTGCAAGGCACCGGCTCCCCCCACCAACAAGCAGAGCGCAGGGCACCGgctccccccaccccaccccccaacaAGCAGAGTGCAGGGCACCGGCTCCCCCCACCAACAAGCAGAGCGCAGGGCACCGGCTCCCCCCAACAAGCAGAGTGCAGGGCACCGGCTCCCCTCCCCCAACAAGCAGAGCGCAGGGCACCggctcccccaccccacccccccaacaAGCAGAGTGCAGGGCACCGGCTCCCCCCACCAACAAGCAGAGCGCAGGGCACCGGCTCCCCCCCAACAAGCAGAGTGCAGGGCACCGGCTCCCCCCCAACAAGCAGAGCGCAGGGCACCggctcccccaccccaccccccaacaAGCAGAGTGCAGGGCACCGGCTCCCCCCCTAACAAGCAGAGCGCAGGGCACCGGCTCCCCCCAACAAGCAGAGCGCAGGGCACCggctcccccaccccacccccccaacaAGCAGAGTGCAGGGCACCGGCTCCCCCCCAACAAGCAGAGCGCAGGGCACCGCCCCCCAACAAGCAGAGCGCAGGGCACCGGCCCCCCCCCCAACAAGCAGAGTGCAAGGCACCGGCTCCCCCACCAACAAGCAGAGCGCAGGGCACCggctcccccacccaccccccaacAAGCAGAGTGCAGGGCACCGGCTCCCCCCACCAACAAGCAGAGCGCAGGGCACCggctcccccaccccaccccccaacaAGCAGAGTGCAGGGCACCGGCTCCCCCCACCAACAAGCAGAGCGCAGGGCACCGGCTCCCCCCAACAAGCAGAGCGCAGGGCACCGGCTCCCCCCCAACAAGCAGAGTGCAGGGCACCGGCTCCCCCCAACAAGCAGAGTGCAGGGCACCGGCTCCCCCCACCAACAAGCAGAGTGCAAGGCACCGGCTCCCACCCCCCAACAAGCAGAGCGCAGGGCACCGGCTCCCCCCAACAAGCAGAGTGCAGGGCACCGGCTCCCCTACCCCCCCAACAAACAGAGTGCAGGGCACCGGCTCCCCCCAACAAGCAGAGTGCAGGGCACCGGCTCCCCCTACCCCCCCAACAAGCAGAGTGCAGGGCACCGGCTCCCCCCCAACAAGCAGAGCGCAGGGCACCGGCTCCCCCCGCCCAACAAGCAGAGCGCAGGGCACCGGCTCCCCCCCACCAACAAGCAGAGTGCAGGGCACCGGCTCCCCCCCAACAAGCAGAGTGCAGGGCACCGGCTCCCCCCTCCCAACAAGCAGAGTGCAAGGCACCGCCCCCCCCCAACAAGCAGAGCGCAGGGCACCGGCTACCCCCAACAAGCAGAGTGCAGGGCACCcgctcccccaccccaccccccaacaAGCAGAGTGCAGGGCACCTCACAACAAGCAGAGCACCGCCCCCCCAACAAGCAGg AGGAACACAGTCTGACCTACATGTACTGGGACTAG